One Chloroflexota bacterium DNA window includes the following coding sequences:
- a CDS encoding aspartate aminotransferase family protein, translating into MTLQGPKTHELFEKALQHIPHGVNSNFRYWGDDDTLIIKRGEGAYIWDMDDKRYIDYRLAFGPVILGHADPRVTKRVQEAIEGGNLFAWTTPLEISVAERIKRLTGVDKVRLTNTGTEATFHALRIARAYTGREKFIKFEGQYHGMIDYFMFGTASSNESQLGLRTDPRSAAMSLGIPKGIGDYVLNLPYNDLERLEETLAQQSEEIAAIFVEPILGNAAGIMPQSGFLEGIRALCDQYGIVLVFDEVKTGFRIANGGAQEYFGIKADLATYAKSLGNGFPVAAIGGKEEIMMTVQPGAMAHGGTYSGNVAGVAAADATLEILENEPIIETINARGKALMEGIDEILTEQNIPHVVTGVPSMLGILLGTDQEPREFRDYIKGDAELYDKIGMALIERGIQPDSDGREPWFLCAALSEEDVAETLNVFNDAVKAVK; encoded by the coding sequence ATGACCCTGCAAGGCCCGAAAACCCATGAATTGTTCGAGAAAGCATTGCAACATATTCCTCATGGCGTAAACTCGAATTTCCGCTACTGGGGGGATGACGATACCCTGATTATCAAGCGCGGCGAAGGCGCTTATATCTGGGATATGGATGATAAGCGTTATATCGACTATCGTCTGGCATTTGGCCCGGTTATTCTGGGCCACGCAGACCCCAGAGTGACAAAGCGCGTTCAGGAAGCGATTGAAGGTGGCAACCTGTTCGCTTGGACAACACCGCTGGAAATCAGCGTGGCTGAACGTATCAAGCGTCTGACCGGTGTAGATAAAGTGCGGCTGACCAATACGGGTACCGAGGCTACCTTTCATGCGCTGCGGATTGCCCGCGCCTACACCGGGCGCGAGAAATTCATCAAATTTGAAGGCCAATACCACGGCATGATTGATTATTTCATGTTTGGTACGGCTTCATCCAACGAGTCTCAATTAGGCTTGCGTACTGACCCTCGTAGCGCGGCGATGAGTTTGGGCATTCCCAAGGGAATTGGTGATTACGTACTCAATTTGCCCTATAACGATCTGGAACGCCTGGAAGAAACGTTGGCGCAGCAAAGCGAGGAAATCGCCGCTATTTTTGTCGAGCCAATTTTGGGCAACGCCGCCGGGATTATGCCTCAATCCGGTTTTCTGGAAGGCATCCGCGCCCTGTGCGATCAATATGGCATTGTGCTGGTCTTTGATGAAGTAAAAACCGGCTTTCGCATTGCCAACGGCGGGGCGCAGGAATATTTCGGCATCAAAGCCGACCTTGCGACCTACGCCAAATCGCTGGGGAATGGCTTCCCGGTTGCGGCCATCGGCGGCAAGGAAGAAATCATGATGACGGTACAACCAGGCGCAATGGCTCATGGTGGCACCTATTCGGGGAATGTGGCTGGCGTTGCTGCTGCAGACGCTACGTTGGAAATTCTAGAAAACGAGCCGATCATCGAGACGATCAACGCCCGTGGGAAAGCTCTGATGGAAGGCATTGACGAAATTCTTACCGAGCAGAATATTCCGCATGTGGTTACCGGCGTGCCTTCAATGCTCGGTATTCTGTTAGGCACAGACCAAGAACCGCGCGAATTCCGTGATTATATCAAGGGCGACGCTGAACTCTACGACAAAATTGGCATGGCGCTTATCGAACGGGGCATCCAGCCCGACTCGGATGGCCGCGAACCCTGGTTCCTGTGTGCTGCCCTGAGCGAAGAAGATGTTGCAGAAACACTGAATGTGTTTAATGATGCAGTGAAAGCGGTCAAGTGA
- the uvrA gene encoding excinuclease ABC subunit UvrA, giving the protein MTPKQLDYYRTHSPLTDAGTYRSLYEGLPDDIPGLIRIIQGQMLHRNAAQSNSVTLTRESRAEQRLRTMEQRLARITELDPAPLTVPRQAREKQIGMCRDFAIFLVSLLRHKGIPARMRVGFEDYFKPSVAYKGDHWISEYWDAAQERWILVDPDIGGMILVDPNEMLALEGQEQIKFDPTCDLTNIRRDHDFYVAGSAWKLARAGKVRSDLFRYSGRWKGFPCIRGNLLHDFQALNKLELGLFDYWDELHYKPETSMTVNDKALLDHIADLTHNPDENFDELRAFFDELPRTKRLYAKLRQLGVIDDIQLASVDALLPSDMDRLAELSSGESYRLQVEGSTSNFQLSTGNRFSKSEELPGEHPAYAQQNMVAPGLGDIVVRGARQHNLKNITVAIPRHKLVVVTGVSGSGKSSLAFDTIYAEGQRRYVESLSSFARQFMEQMEKPLVDQITGLSPAIAIEQKTISRNPRSTVGTVTEILDYLRVLYARLGTPYCPQCGRAVQPQSAQQIANQLSQLPPGTRFQLLAPIARNRKGTFVKPLKQALQNGYSRARINGEMIDLAAKIPTLDKQKKHNIELVVDRLVVPETHIPSPSPNGSRESDSSLPAGEGPGVRGENDFPTRLMDSVETTLRAGDGVLIVSIAPFPAGEGLGARAENEEITLSEHNACSACELSFPKLEPHMFSFNSPLGMCDTCNGLGVHLQVDPELIVEHPHLSLLDGASRWYGNIRKKKSKWRASQLKVIAEHYGVDIENPWNELSEEFRHTLLHGSGETKFHFQYESGDGSWSGESHRPALGIVHHINRLFRQTKSEYTRRHYMSFMSQLPCPKCAGERLTAEARFVTIDSVRMPEMTAWSIEQLHNWVNALPEKLTAEQLQIGVELVKEIQQRLGFLRNVGLHYLTLDRSAPTLSGGEGQRIRLASQIGSGLVGVLYILDEPSIGLHARDHRALLDTLIHLRDIGNTVLVVEHDEATMHAADWIIDLGPGPGVLGGELVFAGSSEEIILTPDSLTGQYLSGEKRVTAPNGQARRTPTGVVTVRGARLHNLKGIDANFPLGTLTCVTGVSGSGKSSLIAQTLHPALARALHNAKMATPGPHDGINGLEQIDKIINITQDPIGRNPRSNPGTYAGVLGEIRKVFAEMPEAKALGFKAGRFSFNVKGGRCEDCQGYGFKKVEMHFLADVWVRCATCEGKRFNRQTLAVTYKGKHIAEVLDMDVQEALDFFEHHPKIAKILQTLHDVGLDYIKLGQSALTLSGGEAQRVKLAKELSRAATGRTLYILDEPTTGLHFADIQRLLDVLHRLVDAGNTVVVIEHNLDVVRTADWIIDLGPEGGEKGGYIVAEGTPEDVAQVEKSYTGQFLAGDG; this is encoded by the coding sequence ATGACCCCCAAGCAACTCGACTACTACCGAACGCACAGCCCACTGACCGACGCTGGGACATATCGCTCGCTCTACGAGGGCCTGCCCGATGATATCCCCGGGCTGATCCGCATTATCCAGGGGCAGATGCTGCACCGCAATGCGGCCCAATCGAACAGTGTCACGCTGACCCGCGAAAGCCGCGCCGAACAACGTCTGCGCACCATGGAGCAGCGCTTGGCGCGCATCACCGAACTTGACCCTGCACCCTTAACAGTGCCCCGCCAAGCGAGAGAAAAACAGATCGGCATGTGCCGCGATTTCGCCATCTTCCTCGTATCGCTGCTACGTCACAAAGGCATCCCCGCCCGGATGCGCGTGGGGTTTGAAGATTATTTCAAACCAAGCGTTGCCTATAAAGGCGATCATTGGATCAGCGAGTATTGGGATGCAGCACAAGAACGCTGGATTCTTGTTGACCCCGACATCGGCGGTATGATTTTGGTTGACCCCAACGAGATGCTCGCACTTGAGGGGCAGGAACAAATAAAATTTGACCCTACCTGCGACCTGACAAACATCCGCCGCGATCATGATTTTTACGTGGCCGGTTCAGCGTGGAAGTTAGCCCGCGCCGGAAAAGTGCGTTCAGATCTATTCCGTTACAGCGGACGCTGGAAGGGATTCCCATGCATCCGCGGCAACCTACTGCACGACTTTCAGGCGCTGAATAAACTCGAATTAGGTCTCTTTGACTATTGGGATGAGCTACACTACAAGCCCGAAACATCCATGACAGTGAACGACAAAGCTCTGCTCGACCACATTGCCGATCTGACCCATAACCCTGACGAAAACTTCGACGAATTGCGCGCCTTTTTCGATGAGTTGCCGCGCACAAAACGGCTCTATGCCAAACTACGCCAACTCGGTGTGATTGATGACATCCAACTTGCCAGCGTGGATGCGCTACTACCCTCAGACATGGATAGATTAGCAGAATTATCATCAGGTGAAAGTTACAGGTTACAGGTTGAAGGTTCAACTTCCAACTTCCAACTTTCAACCGGTAACCGTTTCTCAAAATCTGAAGAGTTGCCCGGAGAACACCCGGCCTACGCGCAACAAAATATGGTCGCACCCGGCCTGGGCGATATTGTCGTGCGCGGGGCCAGACAGCACAACTTAAAGAATATCACTGTCGCCATTCCGCGGCACAAACTGGTGGTTGTCACCGGGGTCAGCGGCAGCGGCAAGTCGTCGCTGGCTTTCGATACGATCTACGCCGAGGGTCAGCGCCGCTATGTAGAGAGTCTTTCCTCCTTTGCGCGGCAGTTCATGGAGCAGATGGAAAAGCCCCTCGTCGATCAGATCACCGGCCTTAGCCCGGCGATTGCTATCGAACAAAAAACCATCAGCCGCAACCCGCGCTCCACCGTGGGAACTGTTACCGAGATTCTCGATTATCTGCGCGTGCTATACGCCCGCCTGGGCACACCCTACTGTCCGCAGTGTGGCCGCGCTGTGCAACCCCAATCGGCGCAGCAAATCGCCAATCAACTGAGCCAACTCCCCCCAGGAACGCGCTTCCAGCTTCTGGCCCCCATCGCTCGCAATCGCAAAGGAACTTTCGTCAAGCCACTCAAACAAGCCCTCCAAAACGGCTATTCCCGCGCCCGCATTAACGGGGAGATGATTGACCTTGCTGCAAAAATCCCGACGCTGGATAAACAGAAGAAGCACAATATTGAGCTGGTAGTTGATCGGTTGGTTGTGCCTGAAACCCACATCCCCAGCCCGTCTCCCAATGGGAGCAGGGAGTCAGATTCATCTCTCCCCGCGGGAGAGGGGCCTGGGGTGAGGGGAGAAAACGACTTCCCCACCCGCCTGATGGACTCCGTCGAAACCACGCTGCGCGCGGGCGACGGCGTGCTGATTGTTTCTATCGCCCCCTTCCCTGCGGGAGAGGGGTTAGGGGCGAGGGCTGAAAACGAAGAAATCACGCTCAGTGAGCATAATGCCTGCTCAGCGTGTGAACTCAGTTTCCCCAAGCTGGAGCCGCACATGTTTAGTTTCAACTCGCCCCTGGGCATGTGCGATACATGCAATGGCCTGGGCGTGCATCTCCAGGTTGACCCCGAGCTGATTGTTGAACATCCACATCTCTCCCTGCTCGATGGCGCCTCGCGCTGGTATGGCAATATCCGCAAAAAGAAAAGCAAATGGCGCGCCAGCCAGCTCAAAGTGATTGCCGAACATTACGGTGTAGATATTGAAAACCCCTGGAATGAACTCTCCGAAGAATTTCGCCATACGCTCTTGCATGGCTCCGGCGAGACAAAATTTCACTTTCAATATGAATCCGGAGACGGTTCGTGGAGCGGAGAAAGCCACCGTCCGGCGTTGGGTATTGTCCATCATATTAACCGGCTATTTCGCCAGACAAAATCGGAATACACCCGCCGCCATTATATGAGTTTCATGAGCCAATTGCCCTGCCCCAAGTGCGCGGGCGAACGCCTGACTGCCGAAGCCCGTTTCGTCACGATCGACAGTGTGCGAATGCCCGAAATGACCGCCTGGAGCATTGAACAACTGCACAATTGGGTGAACGCCTTGCCCGAAAAACTCACCGCCGAGCAGTTGCAAATTGGCGTTGAACTCGTCAAAGAAATTCAGCAGCGCCTGGGTTTCTTGCGCAATGTTGGGCTGCATTATCTCACCCTCGACCGTTCGGCACCCACCCTTTCCGGCGGCGAAGGACAGCGCATCCGCCTGGCCTCGCAGATCGGAAGCGGGTTGGTGGGCGTGCTCTACATCCTCGATGAGCCTTCCATCGGGCTGCACGCCCGTGATCACCGCGCCCTGCTCGATACCCTGATCCATCTGCGCGACATCGGCAACACGGTGTTGGTAGTTGAGCACGATGAAGCCACCATGCACGCTGCCGACTGGATCATTGATCTCGGCCCCGGCCCCGGCGTGCTGGGCGGGGAGCTGGTCTTCGCCGGTTCGTCGGAGGAAATTATATTAACGCCGGATTCGCTGACCGGACAGTATCTCTCTGGCGAGAAGCGGGTGACTGCACCCAATGGGCAGGCACGACGGACTCCTACGGGGGTAGTCACTGTTCGAGGCGCACGCCTCCACAACCTAAAGGGAATCGACGCCAACTTCCCCTTGGGCACACTCACCTGCGTCACCGGAGTCAGCGGCTCGGGTAAGAGCAGCCTCATCGCCCAGACATTGCATCCCGCCCTGGCACGCGCCCTGCACAACGCCAAGATGGCAACCCCAGGCCCGCACGACGGTATCAACGGCCTGGAGCAAATCGACAAGATCATCAATATTACTCAAGACCCGATTGGTCGCAACCCGCGCTCGAACCCTGGCACCTACGCGGGCGTGCTGGGCGAAATCCGCAAAGTGTTTGCCGAGATGCCCGAAGCGAAAGCGCTAGGCTTTAAGGCCGGACGCTTTAGTTTCAACGTCAAAGGGGGACGCTGCGAAGATTGCCAGGGCTACGGTTTCAAAAAAGTTGAAATGCACTTTCTGGCCGATGTATGGGTACGCTGTGCAACCTGCGAAGGGAAACGTTTCAATCGTCAAACCCTGGCGGTGACGTACAAAGGCAAGCATATCGCCGAAGTGCTGGATATGGATGTGCAAGAAGCGCTGGACTTTTTCGAACATCACCCCAAAATTGCCAAAATCCTACAAACCCTGCACGATGTCGGTCTGGACTATATTAAGCTCGGCCAAAGCGCCCTGACATTGAGTGGCGGTGAAGCGCAGCGTGTCAAGCTGGCTAAAGAGTTGAGCCGCGCCGCTACCGGGCGCACGCTATACATCCTCGATGAGCCGACCACCGGCCTGCACTTCGCCGACATCCAACGCTTGCTGGATGTATTGCACCGCCTGGTGGATGCTGGCAACACGGTTGTGGTCATCGAACACAACCTGGATGTGGTACGCACTGCCGACTGGATTATTGACCTCGGCCCGGAGGGCGGCGAGAAGGGCGGTTATATTGTCGCCGAGGGTACGCCTGAGGATGTAGCACAGGTGGAAAAAAGCTATACGGGGCAGTTTCTCGCTGGCGATGGTTAG
- a CDS encoding threonine synthase has translation MSYLHHLECSACGESIDPAILQTFCQNCQAPLLVRYDLEKMRAKVDRDAITHRPKGMWRWREILPVLAQENMLFLGEGDTPLLQLNTSGAKLGLSQLYVKDESINPTGTFKARGLAAAVSKAKELGVTKVIIPTAGNAGGAMAAYAARGGMQAHIFMPADTPYANQYESQIVGASIELVDGLISDAARLAHEKAVAEGWFDVSTFKEPYRTEGKKIMGYELAEQFGWTLPDVIIYPTGGGTGLVGMWKAFDEMEALGWLESSQRPRMVAVQAAGCAPIIKAFDDGATSSEFWNGAQTVAAGLRVPKSFADKIILDDLRASHGTAIAVSDEQLLAAQRFLASREGIFAAPEGAATLAGLIQLKEKGWVAPDERVVLFNTGTGLKYIPAG, from the coding sequence ATGTCATATCTGCATCATTTGGAATGTTCTGCATGTGGGGAAAGTATTGACCCTGCCATCTTGCAAACCTTCTGCCAGAACTGTCAGGCACCTCTGTTGGTGCGCTACGATCTGGAGAAGATGCGCGCGAAGGTAGACCGCGACGCGATTACGCACAGACCAAAAGGAATGTGGCGCTGGCGCGAAATATTACCGGTGCTTGCACAAGAGAATATGCTCTTTTTAGGGGAAGGCGATACCCCGCTATTACAACTTAATACTTCAGGGGCTAAGTTGGGTTTATCTCAGCTCTATGTCAAAGATGAGAGCATCAACCCCACGGGGACTTTCAAAGCGCGTGGATTGGCCGCCGCGGTATCTAAGGCCAAAGAGTTGGGCGTCACCAAAGTTATTATTCCCACAGCGGGCAATGCGGGTGGAGCGATGGCCGCTTACGCCGCGCGTGGCGGCATGCAGGCGCATATCTTCATGCCTGCCGATACCCCCTATGCCAATCAGTACGAGAGTCAGATTGTGGGGGCTAGCATCGAATTGGTTGATGGTCTAATCAGCGATGCGGCCAGACTGGCGCACGAAAAAGCCGTTGCCGAAGGCTGGTTTGATGTCTCGACCTTCAAAGAGCCGTATCGCACGGAGGGCAAGAAGATCATGGGCTATGAACTGGCTGAGCAATTTGGCTGGACTTTGCCCGATGTGATTATTTATCCCACAGGGGGTGGTACCGGGCTGGTGGGGATGTGGAAAGCCTTCGACGAGATGGAAGCCCTTGGATGGTTGGAATCCAGCCAAAGACCGCGCATGGTGGCTGTGCAGGCCGCGGGCTGCGCCCCGATTATCAAAGCCTTTGACGATGGCGCTACATCTAGCGAATTCTGGAATGGCGCTCAAACCGTCGCCGCGGGATTACGTGTCCCCAAGAGCTTTGCCGATAAAATTATCCTCGATGATTTACGCGCGAGCCACGGCACTGCAATTGCCGTCAGTGATGAGCAGCTACTGGCTGCGCAACGCTTTTTGGCTTCAAGGGAAGGTATTTTCGCGGCGCCGGAGGGAGCTGCTACCCTGGCCGGTTTGATTCAGTTGAAAGAAAAAGGTTGGGTCGCGCCGGATGAGCGTGTCGTACTTTTTAACACTGGCACTGGATTGAAATATATCCCGGCTGGATGA
- a CDS encoding EamA family transporter gives MYKFPGEIWIILAAVLWGTTGTSQTFAPQGATPISIGAVRLALGGLALLVFSRWRGQSLRGIRWPLATTLLSGLSMAAYNLFFFAGVAKTGVATGTIVTIGSAPILAGLMGWFVRKERPGWKWGLATALAVGGGIVLVAPGEQVSIDPLGVVFALLSGLAYATFAVASKNLLERVQPEAAMAVVFCLGAVLLSPLLFTQDLSWLAEPSGWMVALHLGLFATAAAYLFFGNGLKTVPVAKATTLTLSEPLTASLLGIFVLGERFNPSAGLGIGLIFIGLAILSIQRKPRRVHHESS, from the coding sequence ATGTATAAGTTTCCTGGCGAAATTTGGATCATTCTGGCCGCTGTACTTTGGGGTACGACCGGCACTAGCCAAACTTTTGCGCCACAAGGAGCAACCCCAATTTCCATCGGCGCAGTACGGCTGGCGCTTGGCGGATTGGCGCTATTGGTATTCTCACGCTGGCGTGGACAATCTTTGCGAGGTATTCGCTGGCCGCTGGCGACTACTCTGCTCTCCGGATTGAGCATGGCAGCATATAACTTGTTCTTTTTTGCCGGAGTTGCCAAAACTGGTGTCGCAACGGGGACGATTGTCACGATCGGCAGCGCGCCGATTCTAGCCGGGCTGATGGGCTGGTTTGTGCGCAAAGAGCGTCCTGGCTGGAAATGGGGCTTGGCGACCGCATTGGCTGTTGGCGGAGGCATTGTACTGGTTGCCCCCGGCGAACAAGTAAGTATTGATCCATTGGGGGTTGTTTTCGCCTTGTTATCGGGTCTCGCCTATGCCACCTTTGCGGTAGCCAGTAAAAATTTACTGGAACGCGTCCAGCCCGAAGCAGCCATGGCGGTTGTATTCTGTCTGGGAGCCGTGCTGCTTTCACCATTGCTTTTCACGCAAGATTTATCCTGGTTGGCAGAGCCAAGCGGTTGGATGGTAGCGCTACATCTGGGATTATTTGCGACCGCAGCGGCATATCTCTTCTTCGGTAACGGGCTAAAGACTGTGCCGGTTGCCAAGGCGACAACATTAACTTTATCAGAGCCGCTCACAGCCAGTCTGCTGGGAATTTTCGTACTGGGCGAGCGATTTAATCCCAGTGCGGGGCTGGGAATTGGGTTGATCTTCATCGGTTTGGCGATCCTTTCCATTCAACGAAAACCACGCAGGGTACATCATGAATCAAGTTAA
- a CDS encoding SDR family NAD(P)-dependent oxidoreductase: MNQVKTVAMITGATGAIGEAIASGLAKHSNYEVVLIARNEAKAQKSVQDIIQATGNQAIRYELCDLSRRAEIYTLAEEWQGPLHILINNAALSPRKRHETPEGIETQFAVNVLSYFWMTQAFTPNLKAGAPARVINVASYWAGDLDIDDLEFKQRAYRNGTAYRQSKQANRMLTVAFAERLKPVGISVNSCHPGDVNSTLSNDLGFGGSETPEQGAATPVWLATAPKGVTKSGRYFSQMHAERCRSSENKHAIEVLYAACLQYA, from the coding sequence ATGAATCAAGTTAAAACAGTTGCCATGATCACCGGCGCTACCGGCGCTATTGGCGAAGCGATTGCCAGTGGCTTGGCAAAACACTCAAATTACGAAGTTGTGCTCATAGCGCGAAATGAGGCCAAAGCCCAAAAGTCTGTCCAAGACATCATTCAGGCAACAGGAAATCAGGCCATTCGTTATGAGCTATGCGACCTTTCACGTCGCGCTGAAATTTACACACTAGCGGAAGAATGGCAAGGCCCGCTGCACATACTCATTAACAATGCCGCCCTCAGCCCGCGCAAACGGCACGAGACGCCCGAGGGCATCGAGACGCAATTCGCTGTCAATGTGTTGAGTTATTTCTGGATGACCCAGGCTTTCACGCCGAATCTCAAAGCTGGCGCGCCGGCGCGGGTGATCAATGTTGCCAGCTATTGGGCCGGCGATCTCGATATTGACGATCTAGAGTTCAAGCAACGCGCCTATCGCAATGGCACAGCCTATCGCCAGTCCAAGCAGGCCAACCGCATGTTGACGGTAGCCTTCGCGGAGCGTCTCAAACCAGTGGGCATTTCGGTGAATAGCTGCCACCCTGGGGATGTGAATTCAACCCTGAGCAACGATCTAGGCTTTGGAGGCAGCGAAACCCCCGAGCAGGGAGCGGCCACTCCTGTGTGGTTGGCGACTGCGCCCAAGGGAGTAACCAAATCCGGGAGATATTTCTCCCAAATGCACGCAGAACGCTGCCGATCCAGCGAAAACAAACATGCCATCGAAGTGTTATATGCAGCTTGTTTGCAATACGCCTAA
- a CDS encoding aldehyde ferredoxin oxidoreductase family protein, which translates to MSYGYIGKILHVHLADSRFEVETPPEDFYRKYMGGSAMGMHYLFKHTPAHADPLGPENTLVFSTGVVTGAPVSGQSRLTATAKSPLTDGVGDSQSGGFFPAELKFAGFDALVIHGQASEAVYLSIKDGQPELRPAAHLLGRDTAEVDDLIKAELDDKRYQVLQTGLAGENGVRFAALMTMANRAHGRNGLGAVMAAKNLKAIAVRGSSKRLPVADSKGLNEIARWGSQNFPDSDIFGMGVHGTAEVLGYQNEAGGLPTRNWESGAFDGWEAIDGPTMTERILKERDTCYACTVRCKRVVEVLEGPFQSEARYGGPEYETLSTFGSYCGVDNLEAIATANQLCNQYGMDTISCGATIAWAMDCFEHGLLTAEDTGGIELRYGDAAAMVRMVTMIARREGFGDVLAEGSARAAEKLGVGQDLVVTTKKQEMPAHMPQTKRSLGLIYAVNPFGADHQSSEHDGSYGDYPERMAQIGLTDGDKADGLNREKVQFALTTQYLYSALDSVSVCQFVYGPSWHLMDAEQLAEMTSKVTGWDVTVEELLEVGKRRLNMLQVFNAREGFTRADDILPKKLYQPLKGGASDGVHLTEQELETAKDIYYEMAGWDVESGTPTAELLAELGLDWI; encoded by the coding sequence ATGTCCTACGGTTATATTGGAAAAATCCTACATGTACATCTGGCTGATTCTCGTTTTGAAGTTGAGACTCCGCCCGAAGATTTTTATCGTAAATATATGGGGGGTAGCGCAATGGGGATGCACTATCTTTTCAAGCATACCCCTGCTCACGCCGATCCGCTGGGGCCGGAGAACACCCTGGTATTTTCGACCGGGGTTGTCACCGGCGCGCCTGTCTCCGGGCAGAGCCGCCTGACGGCTACGGCCAAATCGCCGCTGACCGATGGGGTGGGCGACTCGCAGTCGGGGGGCTTTTTCCCCGCGGAGTTGAAATTCGCCGGGTTTGATGCCCTCGTAATCCACGGTCAGGCCTCGGAGGCAGTCTATCTCTCAATTAAGGACGGTCAACCCGAACTACGTCCCGCTGCTCACCTTTTGGGCAGGGATACCGCTGAGGTAGACGATCTGATTAAGGCAGAATTGGACGATAAACGCTATCAGGTTTTGCAAACCGGCCTGGCGGGGGAAAATGGCGTGCGTTTTGCGGCGCTGATGACGATGGCGAACCGCGCTCACGGGCGTAATGGCCTGGGCGCAGTTATGGCTGCGAAAAATCTAAAAGCCATCGCGGTGCGCGGCAGCAGTAAGCGCCTGCCGGTGGCCGACTCAAAAGGCTTGAATGAAATAGCCCGCTGGGGTTCGCAGAATTTCCCCGACTCGGATATTTTTGGCATGGGCGTGCATGGTACAGCCGAGGTGTTAGGTTATCAGAACGAAGCGGGTGGCTTGCCGACACGCAACTGGGAGAGCGGTGCTTTTGATGGCTGGGAAGCGATTGACGGCCCAACGATGACCGAGCGCATTTTGAAGGAGCGTGATACCTGCTATGCCTGTACAGTGCGCTGCAAGCGAGTGGTTGAAGTGTTGGAAGGGCCGTTCCAGTCTGAGGCGCGCTACGGCGGCCCGGAGTATGAGACGCTCTCAACTTTTGGTTCGTATTGCGGCGTGGATAATCTGGAAGCGATTGCGACGGCTAACCAATTATGCAATCAGTATGGCATGGATACGATCTCATGCGGGGCGACGATTGCCTGGGCGATGGACTGCTTTGAACATGGCTTGCTGACTGCGGAAGATACTGGCGGCATTGAATTGCGCTACGGCGACGCGGCGGCGATGGTTAGGATGGTGACGATGATCGCCCGACGGGAAGGTTTCGGCGATGTGTTGGCTGAAGGCTCGGCGCGGGCGGCTGAAAAGCTGGGCGTGGGCCAGGATTTGGTGGTCACCACCAAGAAGCAGGAGATGCCTGCTCACATGCCGCAGACCAAACGCTCATTGGGTTTGATTTATGCCGTCAACCCCTTCGGCGCCGATCACCAATCCAGCGAACATGATGGCTCATATGGTGATTATCCCGAACGCATGGCGCAAATTGGCCTGACGGATGGCGACAAGGCCGATGGTTTGAACCGTGAAAAAGTGCAGTTTGCGCTAACCACGCAGTATCTCTACTCTGCGCTGGATTCGGTATCGGTTTGCCAGTTTGTTTACGGCCCTTCGTGGCACTTGATGGATGCCGAGCAGTTGGCAGAGATGACCAGTAAAGTCACCGGTTGGGATGTCACCGTGGAGGAGTTGCTCGAAGTTGGCAAACGGCGCTTGAATATGCTGCAAGTTTTCAATGCCCGCGAGGGCTTCACCCGCGCTGATGATATATTGCCCAAGAAGTTGTACCAACCCCTAAAGGGCGGCGCCAGCGATGGCGTGCATCTAACCGAACAAGAATTGGAGACGGCCAAAGATATCTACTATGAAATGGCTGGTTGGGATGTGGAAAGCGGCACACCCACCGCTGAATTGTTGGCTGAGTTGGGCTTGGATTGGATTTAG